From a region of the Suncus etruscus isolate mSunEtr1 chromosome 11, mSunEtr1.pri.cur, whole genome shotgun sequence genome:
- the PFDN5 gene encoding prefoldin subunit 5: MAQSVNISELNLPQLEMLKNQLDQEVEFLSTSIAQLKVVQTKYVEAKDCLNVLTKSNEGKELLVPLTSSMYVPGKLHDVEHVLIDVGTGYYVEKTADDAKDFFKRKIDFLTKQMEKIQPALQEKHVMKQAVMEMMSQKIQQLTALGANQATAKA, translated from the exons ATGGCGCAGTCGGTTAACATCAGCGAGCTGAATCTGCCGCAGCTGGAAATGCTCAAGAACCAACTGGACCAA GAAGTGGAGTTCTTGTCCACGTCCATCGCCCAGCTGAAGGTCGTCCAGACCAAATATGTGGAAGCCAAAGACTGTCTGAACGTGCTGACCAAGAGCAACGAGG GAAAAGAATTACTTGTCCCGTTAACGAGTTCT ATGTATGTCCCTGGCAAGCTCCATGATGTGGAACACGTGCTCATTGATGTGGGAACTGGCTACTATGTAGAGAAG ACAGCAGACGATGCAAAGGACTTCTTCAAGAGGAAAATTGATTTCCTtaccaaacaaatggaaaaaatccAGCCAGCTCTCCAGGAGAAGCACGTCATGAAACAGG CTGTCATGGAGATGATGAGTCAGAAGATCCAGCAGCTCACAGCTCTAGGCGCCAACCAAGCCACggccaaggcctga